Proteins from one Phyllobacterium zundukense genomic window:
- a CDS encoding PilZ domain-containing protein, whose amino-acid sequence MQIYRDVSSPNLAAAGKYYSVKVQLYGRFMLEDRTEHVCQIDEMSPGDVIITTDVMANNGERVVAYIDHIGRVEGTIERMVNGGFQVSLTASDRKKNKIAAQLTWLANKHELDMPEDRRHQRIAPRNPISTLSMADGRQYPCRILDLSISGAAVELRMRPALNSQVILGSMRGRVVRHFEEGIAIEFATVQSREAIDIAFEG is encoded by the coding sequence ATGCAAATATACCGTGACGTTTCGAGCCCCAATCTTGCCGCCGCGGGCAAGTACTATAGCGTGAAAGTGCAACTATACGGTCGCTTCATGCTGGAGGATCGTACCGAGCATGTCTGCCAGATCGATGAAATGTCCCCCGGCGATGTCATTATCACCACGGATGTGATGGCGAATAATGGAGAGCGGGTTGTTGCCTACATTGATCATATCGGCCGCGTAGAAGGCACCATCGAGCGCATGGTCAATGGCGGATTTCAGGTTTCGCTGACCGCTTCGGATCGCAAGAAGAACAAGATCGCCGCGCAACTGACGTGGCTCGCCAATAAACATGAACTGGACATGCCGGAAGACCGGCGTCACCAGCGCATCGCGCCGCGCAACCCCATCTCGACGCTATCTATGGCCGATGGCAGGCAATATCCTTGCCGTATCCTCGATCTTTCCATATCGGGAGCGGCCGTTGAATTGCGCATGCGCCCTGCCCTGAACAGCCAGGTTATCCTCGGTTCCATGCGTGGCCGCGTGGTGCGTCATTTCGAAGAAGGCATCGCAATCGAATTCGCGACAGTGCAAAGCCGCGAAGCGATCGATATCGCTTTTGAAGGGTAA
- a CDS encoding patatin family protein: MLEWASRRMRAAEPIGIDNTPDVPVITPEKPRDSKTPIALALGGGAARGWAHIGVLRALDEAGIEISMIAGTSIGALVGGCYLGGKLDQLEDFARSLTKRGLFSLLDLRFRGNGLFGGMKLDRRLREHLEELAIEDLPKRFIAVCTEINTGHEIWLTRGSLITAMRASYALPGVFEPVECNGRTLVDGALVNPVPVAVCRSYEHPLVVAVNLHYDQFGRAAVIKHAAEAPNPGSGDGEAVRSHPSYSKRLGITGVMMESFNIIQDRISRARMAGDPPDIMLMPKIGHVGLAEFHRADEAIKLGYEETMARLGELERMQKLVF; encoded by the coding sequence ATGCTCGAATGGGCATCGCGCCGGATGCGCGCGGCAGAACCGATCGGTATTGATAACACTCCGGATGTGCCAGTAATCACACCGGAAAAGCCTCGCGACAGCAAGACACCGATTGCGCTCGCGCTTGGTGGCGGTGCTGCTCGCGGTTGGGCTCATATCGGCGTACTGCGCGCCCTTGATGAGGCTGGCATAGAAATTTCGATGATTGCCGGAACATCGATCGGCGCCCTTGTTGGCGGTTGCTATCTGGGTGGCAAGCTTGACCAGCTTGAGGATTTTGCCCGCAGCCTGACCAAGCGGGGCCTTTTCAGCCTGCTTGACCTGCGCTTTCGGGGCAATGGCCTTTTCGGCGGCATGAAACTCGATCGCCGCCTGCGCGAACACCTGGAAGAACTGGCTATTGAAGATCTGCCAAAGCGCTTTATCGCCGTGTGCACCGAGATCAACACCGGTCATGAAATCTGGTTGACACGCGGCAGCCTGATAACCGCGATGCGGGCTTCCTATGCCCTGCCCGGCGTGTTCGAGCCTGTTGAATGCAATGGCAGGACACTCGTCGATGGTGCGCTGGTAAACCCGGTTCCCGTCGCGGTCTGCCGGTCTTACGAACATCCGCTGGTTGTCGCCGTCAACCTGCATTATGACCAGTTTGGCCGTGCCGCTGTCATCAAGCACGCAGCGGAGGCGCCCAATCCTGGCTCAGGCGATGGCGAAGCAGTGCGCTCCCACCCTTCCTACTCTAAGCGGCTGGGCATCACCGGTGTCATGATGGAATCGTTCAACATCATCCAGGACCGCATTTCACGTGCACGCATGGCAGGCGATCCGCCTGACATCATGCTGATGCCGAAGATCGGTCATGTTGGCCTCGCCGAATTCCATCGTGCCGACGAGGCGATCAAACTCGGTTATGAAGAGACCATGGCTCGCCTCGGCGAACTGGAGCGCATGCAAAAACTCGTTTTTTGA
- a CDS encoding DUF192 domain-containing protein — MYRLKSVLAVVVFLLFSAIPVLALDQTPPMHLPIDHTALTINSAKGDIPFQVEIADTDEERERGLMFRTDLKDNSAMLFVFDDTRLVTMWMENTPSALDMLFLDDNGRISAVRENAVPFSRSIISSGGPVRFVVEVKAGTAKRLGLTTGDKVRHPAIEAIAH, encoded by the coding sequence ATGTATCGCCTGAAATCTGTTCTCGCCGTCGTTGTTTTCCTGCTGTTTTCAGCGATCCCTGTTCTGGCGCTCGATCAGACGCCGCCTATGCATCTTCCCATCGACCACACGGCGCTGACGATCAATAGTGCCAAGGGCGACATTCCGTTCCAGGTAGAAATTGCCGACACCGACGAAGAGCGCGAGCGCGGCCTGATGTTCCGCACCGATTTGAAAGACAACAGCGCCATGCTGTTTGTTTTCGACGACACCCGTCTTGTCACCATGTGGATGGAGAACACGCCCTCCGCGCTCGACATGCTCTTTCTGGACGATAATGGCCGTATTTCCGCTGTTCGCGAAAATGCGGTGCCATTTTCCCGCTCAATCATTTCGTCTGGTGGTCCGGTGCGTTTCGTTGTCGAGGTCAAGGCCGGCACCGCGAAGCGTCTCGGCTTGACAACTGGCGACAAGGTGCGGCATCCCGCTATCGAGGCGATTGCGCACTAA
- the folE gene encoding GTP cyclohydrolase I FolE: MDAIIKVLQSAAAKQDNNRRPTQEEAEAAVRTLLLWAGDNPDREGLLDTPQRVANTYKELFSGYAQDPADVLGRTFEEVAGYEDMILIQDIPFFSHCEHHMVPIIGKAHVAYLPDGEKVVGLSKIARVVDMFAHRLQTQESMTAQIANAIQESLRPRGVAVMIEAEHMCMAMRGIRKAGSTTTTTTFTGSFKTEINEQVRFMTLVRGR, encoded by the coding sequence ATGGATGCTATAATCAAAGTCCTGCAATCGGCAGCCGCCAAGCAGGATAATAATCGACGCCCCACCCAGGAAGAAGCCGAAGCAGCCGTTCGTACGCTACTGCTTTGGGCTGGCGACAATCCGGACCGCGAAGGTCTGCTGGATACGCCGCAACGAGTGGCCAACACATACAAGGAATTGTTCTCCGGCTATGCGCAGGATCCGGCCGACGTGCTCGGCCGTACCTTCGAGGAAGTCGCCGGATATGAGGACATGATCCTCATTCAGGATATTCCTTTCTTCTCGCACTGTGAACATCATATGGTGCCGATCATCGGCAAGGCGCATGTAGCCTACCTGCCCGACGGAGAAAAGGTCGTTGGCTTGTCGAAAATCGCCCGTGTGGTCGACATGTTCGCGCATCGCCTGCAGACGCAGGAAAGCATGACGGCGCAGATTGCCAATGCAATCCAGGAATCGCTGCGCCCGCGCGGTGTTGCGGTCATGATCGAGGCAGAACACATGTGCATGGCTATGCGCGGCATCCGTAAAGCCGGTTCGACGACCACCACGACGACCTTTACCGGATCGTTCAAGACTGAAATCAACGAGCAGGTACGGTTCATGACACTCGTCAGGGGCCGGTAG
- a CDS encoding rhomboid family intramembrane serine protease has protein sequence MNDSADIRNRSTKGEPIFNIPGVILAIMAVCGIVFVLETYVLSDEQTNAFLLNFAFIPARFSEYGGFASPAAWLTTVTYSLMHGSIAHIALNMIWLAAFGSPLAARIGPLRTALFWIVTSIAAVMTHFAVHPDSIAPLVGASGAVSGMMGAAARFGFRRSPLRNSAAFMGDILPIGEALRMRTVLTFLGVWFVTNILTGMLSVGVDSTATIAWEAHIGGFLVGFLGISLFDKSDSGRMDPELMV, from the coding sequence ATGAACGATTCAGCGGATATCCGGAACCGGTCCACCAAGGGCGAGCCGATCTTCAATATTCCGGGTGTCATACTGGCCATCATGGCCGTGTGCGGCATTGTGTTCGTTCTGGAGACCTATGTCCTGAGTGACGAGCAGACCAACGCATTTCTTTTGAATTTTGCGTTCATTCCGGCGCGTTTTTCAGAATATGGCGGGTTCGCGTCGCCGGCCGCCTGGCTGACAACCGTGACCTACTCACTGATGCATGGGAGCATCGCCCATATAGCGCTTAATATGATTTGGCTGGCCGCCTTCGGGTCACCACTGGCGGCGCGGATCGGTCCGCTGCGGACGGCGCTGTTCTGGATCGTAACGTCGATCGCTGCTGTGATGACGCATTTTGCGGTCCATCCGGACAGCATCGCGCCCTTGGTCGGCGCTTCAGGTGCCGTTTCCGGCATGATGGGCGCGGCGGCGCGTTTCGGTTTCCGCCGCTCTCCCTTGCGCAATTCAGCTGCCTTTATGGGCGATATCCTGCCAATCGGGGAGGCGCTTCGCATGCGAACCGTACTGACCTTTCTCGGTGTGTGGTTTGTCACCAACATTCTTACCGGAATGCTCTCCGTCGGCGTCGATAGTACTGCGACAATTGCCTGGGAAGCGCATATTGGCGGCTTTCTTGTCGGCTTCCTTGGCATTTCCTTGTTCGACAAAAGTGACAGCGGTCGAATGGATCCGGAATTGATGGTATAA
- a CDS encoding DUF3126 family protein: MKPEELKKLDSYFKRTFRNTELTVKARPRKDDSAELYLGDEFLGLIYKDEDEGELSYNFSMAILEMDL, encoded by the coding sequence GTGAAACCCGAAGAACTGAAGAAACTCGACAGCTATTTCAAGCGGACATTCAGAAATACGGAACTCACTGTAAAGGCTCGTCCACGCAAGGATGATTCTGCCGAACTCTATCTCGGCGACGAATTTCTTGGTTTGATCTACAAGGATGAGGACGAGGGTGAACTCTCCTACAATTTCTCGATGGCCATCCTCGAGATGGATCTCTGA
- the cysE gene encoding serine O-acetyltransferase: MSASSPIKMTGSVKQMDPIWLAIRAEAEEAVRSEPLLATFLYTTILNHQSLEEAVIHRISQRLDHPDVESELLRQTFTAMVEATPSWSQILRVDIQAVYDRDPACDRFMEPVLYFKGFQAIQTHRLAHWLWKEGRRDFALYLQSRSSSVFQTDIHPQVPMGQGVFFDHATGIVVGMTAVIEDNVSILQGVTLGGTGKETGDRHPKIRHGVLIGAGANILGNIEIGHCSKVASGSVVLKPVPHNVTVAGVPARIVGETGCAEPSRAMDQLITNFD, translated from the coding sequence ATGTCCGCAAGCAGTCCGATAAAGATGACCGGATCGGTCAAGCAGATGGACCCGATCTGGCTCGCAATCCGCGCCGAAGCCGAGGAGGCTGTCCGCAGCGAACCGCTTTTGGCGACGTTCCTTTATACGACAATTCTCAACCATCAATCGCTGGAAGAAGCGGTCATTCATCGCATTTCGCAACGGCTCGATCACCCGGATGTGGAATCGGAATTGCTACGCCAGACCTTTACGGCGATGGTTGAGGCAACGCCGTCCTGGTCACAGATCCTGCGCGTCGATATCCAGGCCGTTTATGATCGTGACCCGGCTTGCGACCGGTTCATGGAACCCGTGCTGTATTTCAAGGGTTTCCAGGCAATCCAGACGCATCGGCTTGCCCATTGGCTATGGAAGGAAGGGCGGAGAGATTTTGCGCTCTACCTGCAAAGCCGTTCCTCCTCGGTTTTCCAGACCGATATCCACCCGCAGGTTCCCATGGGACAGGGAGTGTTCTTCGACCACGCCACCGGTATTGTCGTCGGCATGACCGCTGTCATCGAAGACAATGTCTCGATCCTTCAGGGTGTCACGCTCGGCGGTACGGGCAAGGAAACCGGCGACCGGCATCCCAAGATACGTCATGGCGTTCTCATCGGCGCCGGCGCCAATATTCTCGGTAACATCGAGATTGGCCATTGCTCCAAGGTTGCCTCAGGCTCCGTCGTGCTAAAACCCGTTCCGCACAATGTCACTGTTGCCGGCGTTCCTGCTCGTATTGTGGGTGAAACAGGCTGTGCCGAACCCTCGCGCGCCATGGACCAGCTGATCACAAATTTTGACTGA
- a CDS encoding cold-shock protein, translated as MSDRTVSARQSPADEGISDSLDLIEVSGAIKWFDVAKGYGFIVPDNSDLPDILLHVTCLRRDGFQTALEGARVVCEVKQGERGMQCFRVKSMDNATAVHPTEMPPVRTHVTVTPSSGLERVLVKWFNRTKGFGSLTRGEGTEDIFIHMETLRHFGLTELRPGQVVLIRFGHGEKGLMASEIHPDIGTQLPSSH; from the coding sequence ATGTCTGACCGAACAGTATCAGCCCGGCAGTCCCCCGCCGACGAAGGCATAAGCGACAGTTTGGACCTTATCGAAGTTTCGGGCGCGATTAAATGGTTTGATGTGGCCAAGGGATACGGGTTCATCGTTCCCGACAATTCTGATCTACCTGACATCCTTCTCCATGTTACCTGCCTGCGCCGGGACGGCTTCCAGACGGCGCTGGAAGGCGCCCGTGTCGTTTGCGAGGTCAAGCAGGGCGAGCGTGGCATGCAGTGCTTCCGCGTCAAATCCATGGACAACGCGACTGCCGTTCATCCGACCGAAATGCCACCCGTCCGCACGCATGTGACCGTCACACCCTCAAGCGGACTTGAGCGCGTGCTGGTAAAGTGGTTCAACCGGACGAAGGGCTTCGGATCCCTGACGCGCGGCGAGGGAACAGAGGATATTTTCATTCACATGGAAACGCTGCGGCACTTTGGCTTGACCGAACTGCGTCCGGGACAAGTTGTGCTGATCCGCTTCGGCCATGGTGAGAAGGGGCTGATGGCCTCCGAAATTCATCCCGACATTGGTACCCAACTGCCGTCGTCCCACTAG
- a CDS encoding CBS domain-containing protein: MTVKLILERKGYDVFSTAPETTLGDAITILAKHKIGAIVVCDGNNAIKGILSERDVVRQLAAQGADALWKPISESMTMKVKVCSEKHTINQVMEIMTQGRFRHLPVEKDGRLHGIVSIGDVVKLRIEEVERESEEIRSYIATA; the protein is encoded by the coding sequence ATGACTGTCAAACTGATTCTCGAACGAAAAGGCTATGACGTATTCAGCACGGCGCCGGAGACGACGCTCGGCGATGCAATTACGATCCTCGCAAAGCACAAGATCGGCGCAATTGTCGTTTGTGACGGGAACAATGCCATCAAGGGCATTTTGTCCGAGCGCGATGTTGTCAGGCAGCTTGCCGCACAGGGTGCCGATGCCTTGTGGAAGCCGATTTCGGAAAGCATGACCATGAAGGTCAAGGTCTGCAGTGAGAAGCACACGATCAATCAGGTCATGGAAATCATGACGCAAGGCCGGTTTCGCCACCTGCCCGTGGAAAAGGACGGGCGTCTGCACGGAATTGTCTCGATCGGTGACGTCGTCAAACTTCGCATCGAGGAAGTGGAGCGTGAGTCGGAAGAGATCCGCAGCTATATCGCTACTGCCTGA
- a CDS encoding acyl-CoA carboxylase subunit beta, with product MKDVLIELERRRNVAREGGGKVRIEAQHKRGKLTARERIDIFLDEGSFEEFDTFVEHRSTDFGMEETKFAGDGVVTGWGTINGRTVFVFAKDFTVFGGSLSEAHAEKVQKIQDMALRNRAPVIGLYDAGGARIQEGVAALGGYAEIFQRNVLASGVIPQISVIMGPCAGGDVYSPAMTDFIFMVRDTSYMFVTGPDVVKTVTNETVTAEQLGGASIHTTKSSIADGAYDNDVAALLQMRRLIDFLPASNTAEIPAVECYQSTDEMDFSLDRLVPDNANKPYDIKELIRKTVDEADFFEIQENFAKNIVVGFGRVEGSTVGIVGNQPMVLAGVLDSDASRKAARFVRFCDCFNIPIVTFVDVPGFLPGTAQEYGGLIKHGAKLLFAYAEATVPKITLITRKAYGGAYDVMASKHLRGDINYAWPSAQIAVMGAKGAVEIIYRKDIGDAEKIAAHTKRYEDRFLSPFVAAERGYVDEVIMPHSTRKRISRALRMLRNKDLENPWKKHDNIPL from the coding sequence ATGAAGGATGTGCTGATCGAGCTTGAGCGTCGCAGGAACGTTGCGCGCGAAGGCGGCGGCAAGGTGCGGATCGAAGCGCAGCATAAGCGCGGCAAGCTCACAGCGCGCGAACGCATCGACATTTTTCTCGACGAAGGCTCATTCGAGGAGTTCGACACCTTCGTCGAACACCGCTCGACCGATTTCGGCATGGAAGAGACAAAATTCGCCGGCGATGGGGTCGTCACCGGGTGGGGCACTATCAATGGCCGCACAGTTTTCGTCTTCGCCAAGGATTTTACGGTTTTCGGCGGCTCGCTTTCCGAAGCCCATGCGGAGAAGGTTCAAAAAATCCAGGATATGGCGCTGCGCAACCGTGCCCCTGTCATAGGGCTCTACGACGCCGGCGGTGCCCGTATTCAGGAAGGCGTGGCAGCTCTTGGCGGCTATGCGGAGATTTTCCAGCGCAACGTGCTCGCCTCCGGCGTCATCCCGCAAATCTCTGTCATCATGGGGCCTTGCGCCGGCGGCGACGTTTACTCGCCAGCCATGACCGATTTCATCTTCATGGTGCGCGACACGTCCTATATGTTCGTCACCGGCCCCGACGTTGTAAAGACTGTCACCAATGAAACAGTGACGGCAGAGCAGCTCGGAGGCGCATCGATCCATACGACCAAGTCCTCGATTGCCGACGGCGCCTACGACAATGATGTCGCCGCGCTCCTGCAGATGCGCCGGCTGATCGATTTCCTGCCTGCGTCGAACACGGCCGAAATTCCCGCGGTCGAGTGCTATCAGTCAACGGATGAAATGGATTTTTCGTTGGATCGGCTGGTGCCGGACAATGCCAACAAGCCATACGATATCAAGGAGCTGATCCGCAAAACCGTCGATGAGGCCGATTTCTTCGAGATACAGGAAAATTTTGCCAAAAACATCGTTGTCGGGTTTGGCCGCGTCGAAGGCAGCACGGTCGGCATCGTCGGCAACCAGCCGATGGTCCTTGCGGGCGTTCTCGACAGTGATGCCTCGCGCAAGGCAGCGCGCTTCGTCCGCTTCTGCGATTGTTTCAATATCCCGATCGTGACCTTTGTCGACGTTCCAGGCTTTCTTCCGGGAACAGCGCAGGAATATGGCGGCTTGATCAAACACGGTGCCAAGCTGCTCTTTGCCTATGCCGAGGCAACTGTGCCGAAGATCACCCTGATCACCCGCAAAGCCTATGGTGGCGCCTATGACGTCATGGCGTCAAAGCATTTGCGTGGCGATATCAATTACGCATGGCCCTCGGCTCAAATCGCCGTGATGGGCGCCAAGGGCGCGGTTGAAATCATCTACCGAAAGGATATTGGCGACGCAGAAAAGATCGCAGCGCATACGAAGCGCTACGAGGATCGTTTTCTTTCGCCATTTGTCGCTGCAGAGCGGGGTTATGTCGACGAAGTCATCATGCCCCATTCAACCCGCAAGCGGATCTCGAGGGCACTTCGCATGTTACGCAACAAGGATCTCGAAAATCCCTGGAAGAAGCACGATAATATCCCGCTCTGA
- a CDS encoding VOC family protein: protein MRYLHTMVRIRDIDESLDFYCNKFGLEEVRRTENEKGRFTLIFLAASKDKARSAAERAPELELTYNWDPEEYTGGRNFGHLAYVVDNIYETCQNLADKGVVINRPPRDGNMAFIRSPDGISIELIQKGPALPPQEPWLSMPNTGTW from the coding sequence ATGCGCTATCTTCACACAATGGTCCGTATCCGTGACATCGATGAGTCACTGGATTTCTATTGCAACAAATTCGGCTTGGAAGAGGTTCGCCGTACCGAAAATGAGAAGGGACGCTTCACCCTGATCTTCCTCGCGGCCTCGAAAGACAAGGCAAGATCGGCCGCGGAACGAGCTCCTGAGCTCGAATTGACCTATAATTGGGATCCGGAGGAGTATACAGGCGGGCGTAATTTCGGACACCTTGCCTATGTCGTCGACAACATCTACGAGACTTGCCAAAACCTGGCAGACAAAGGCGTCGTGATCAACCGGCCGCCACGCGACGGCAACATGGCCTTCATCCGCTCGCCCGATGGCATCTCGATCGAGCTCATCCAGAAGGGCCCTGCGCTACCGCCACAGGAGCCTTGGCTGTCGATGCCGAACACCGGCACCTGGTAA
- a CDS encoding alpha/beta fold hydrolase: MQFFHNDGLKLAYLDEGEGEPILLIHGFASSSFYNWVQPGWMQTLTSAGYRAIAIDNRGHGQSDKPHDKAVYTPTLMAGDAAALLDHLGIPTAHVMGYSMGARISAFLALEHPARVHDLVFGGLGIGMVEGAGDWSPIAEALMSTDPEAITHPRGKMFRMFADKTKSDKIALAACVITSKEEISAENMARITQPTLVAVGSKDDIGGNPHDLAALMPHGEAIDIPGRDHMLAVGDKVFKQAVLDFLKRHSI, translated from the coding sequence ATGCAGTTTTTCCACAATGACGGACTGAAGCTTGCTTATCTGGACGAGGGCGAGGGCGAGCCGATCCTGCTCATCCATGGCTTTGCTTCATCCTCCTTCTACAATTGGGTTCAACCCGGCTGGATGCAAACGCTGACGTCCGCCGGATACCGCGCCATCGCCATTGACAATCGTGGTCATGGCCAATCGGACAAGCCGCACGACAAGGCGGTCTATACGCCGACGCTCATGGCGGGCGACGCCGCCGCGCTGCTGGATCACCTTGGCATTCCGACGGCGCATGTCATGGGTTACTCCATGGGTGCGCGCATCAGTGCGTTCCTGGCGCTCGAACATCCTGCTCGCGTTCATGATCTTGTTTTTGGCGGTCTTGGCATTGGCATGGTCGAAGGTGCAGGAGACTGGTCGCCAATCGCCGAAGCGCTTATGTCCACCGATCCGGAGGCGATTACACATCCGCGCGGAAAAATGTTCCGGATGTTTGCCGACAAGACCAAGAGTGACAAAATCGCGTTGGCGGCCTGCGTTATCACCTCCAAGGAAGAAATCAGCGCAGAAAACATGGCCCGGATAACCCAGCCAACTCTCGTCGCTGTCGGCAGCAAAGACGACATCGGCGGAAACCCGCATGATCTTGCGGCATTGATGCCGCATGGTGAGGCGATCGATATCCCTGGCCGGGACCATATGCTCGCGGTCGGCGACAAAGTGTTCAAGCAGGCCGTTCTGGATTTCCTCAAACGCCACAGCATCTAA
- a CDS encoding gamma carbonic anhydrase family protein — translation MPIFTLDGHSPEFEHRASNWIAPDATIVGKVFLGENANIWFGVVLRGDNELIRIGRDTNVQEHTAMHTDMGYPLTVGEGCTIGHRAMLHGCTIGDNSLVGIGAIVLNGARIGKNSFVGAGALVTERKEFPDNSLIVGSPARVIRTLDEAAIEGLRLSAAHYVENGRRFMRGLEID, via the coding sequence ATGCCGATTTTCACGCTTGACGGACATTCACCGGAATTTGAGCATCGGGCGTCCAATTGGATAGCGCCTGACGCTACCATTGTCGGCAAGGTATTCCTGGGTGAGAACGCCAATATCTGGTTCGGTGTGGTCCTGCGCGGCGACAACGAGTTGATCCGCATCGGTCGCGACACCAATGTTCAGGAACATACCGCCATGCACACTGATATGGGCTATCCGCTGACTGTTGGCGAGGGCTGCACGATTGGACATCGCGCCATGCTGCATGGTTGTACCATCGGCGATAATTCGCTGGTCGGCATTGGCGCTATCGTCCTGAATGGCGCAAGGATTGGCAAGAATTCCTTTGTCGGCGCGGGCGCACTCGTTACCGAGCGCAAAGAGTTTCCCGACAACTCACTCATTGTCGGTTCGCCGGCGAGGGTCATACGGACGTTAGACGAGGCGGCGATTGAGGGCCTCAGGCTTTCGGCAGCGCATTATGTCGAGAATGGCCGACGCTTCATGCGAGGCCTGGAAATAGACTGA
- the hisI gene encoding phosphoribosyl-AMP cyclohydrolase, producing the protein MPNDLFSASLSDKHDNEEGAVFAPRFDTSGLITTVVTDARDGQLLMVAHMNADALKLTLETGIAHYWSRSRKSLWKKGETSGNLQTVVEMRTDCDQDALWLKVTVAGDGPTCHTGRRSCFYRQIVTTDGTSSLVMQLETK; encoded by the coding sequence ATGCCGAACGATTTGTTCTCCGCTTCCCTGAGCGACAAACATGACAATGAAGAAGGCGCGGTGTTCGCACCGCGCTTCGATACGTCTGGGTTGATAACAACGGTCGTTACAGATGCCCGTGACGGCCAACTGCTGATGGTCGCGCACATGAATGCCGATGCGCTGAAGCTGACTCTGGAAACCGGCATCGCCCATTATTGGTCGCGCTCGCGCAAATCCCTCTGGAAAAAGGGCGAGACATCCGGAAATTTGCAGACGGTAGTCGAAATGCGCACCGACTGCGATCAGGATGCCCTGTGGCTGAAAGTAACCGTCGCCGGCGATGGCCCAACCTGCCATACCGGACGCCGCTCTTGTTTTTATCGTCAGATTGTCACGACGGATGGAACATCATCATTGGTAATGCAGTTAGAGACCAAATAG
- a CDS encoding transglutaminase-like cysteine peptidase, with translation MIKRTILLGAAFFLMCMTAQADSSMAFMKTGGRTSQPIGHYEFCQAYRNECNIKSSDDSPAHLTPKIWNLMVQINSQVNAQIQPATDMDIWGKAEVWSYPTSVGDCEDYVLLKRKLLNESGVPISDLLITVVRQMNGEGHAVLTVRTDRGDYVLDNLELRIKPWNETSYDYLKRQAANNTGAWVSINDERQLLVGSIK, from the coding sequence ATGATAAAACGTACAATCTTGCTTGGAGCGGCCTTCTTTTTGATGTGCATGACCGCACAAGCCGATTCGAGCATGGCATTCATGAAGACAGGCGGACGTACGTCTCAGCCGATCGGACATTACGAATTTTGTCAGGCCTACAGAAACGAGTGCAATATAAAGAGCAGCGATGACAGCCCTGCTCATTTAACGCCGAAGATCTGGAATCTCATGGTTCAGATCAACAGCCAGGTGAATGCACAGATCCAGCCCGCGACAGATATGGATATCTGGGGCAAGGCGGAAGTCTGGTCATATCCGACGAGCGTCGGCGATTGCGAAGACTACGTCCTTCTGAAGCGGAAGCTGCTGAACGAGAGCGGTGTGCCAATCAGTGATCTCCTGATCACTGTCGTTCGCCAGATGAACGGCGAAGGCCATGCGGTTCTCACCGTTCGCACGGATCGCGGCGATTACGTTCTCGACAACCTTGAACTGCGCATAAAGCCGTGGAACGAAACTAGCTACGACTATCTGAAGCGTCAGGCCGCGAACAATACCGGCGCGTGGGTCTCGATCAATGACGAGCGCCAGCTCCTGGTCGGCAGTATCAAATAG
- a CDS encoding PAS domain-containing protein: MRHDGTSELFAYWNRLRGTRAAPERREIAPASIRKYLADTFIVQAIGPGEPRFRLAGTRICSVYGRELRGASFASFWQLKDRSNIVRLIKNSMTNKSVVQLTYEGKSTRGRRALFELILLPLASEANERHLIGMVISLGRPFWLESDPVVENRLQSISIIDPRYPARGLPGDSILTAPENTASTTLPAARTIISRKVGHLLVFDGGRTSD, translated from the coding sequence ATGCGGCATGATGGAACAAGCGAGCTTTTTGCTTATTGGAACAGGCTGCGCGGCACTCGCGCCGCGCCGGAGCGCCGGGAGATAGCACCCGCCTCGATCAGAAAATATCTTGCCGATACCTTTATCGTCCAGGCAATCGGACCGGGCGAGCCGCGCTTCCGCCTCGCCGGAACACGCATATGTTCGGTCTATGGCCGGGAATTGAGGGGCGCATCGTTTGCCTCGTTCTGGCAGTTAAAAGACCGCAGCAATATCGTACGCCTTATCAAGAACAGCATGACGAACAAGTCGGTCGTGCAGCTGACTTACGAAGGTAAAAGTACTCGTGGCCGCAGAGCCCTGTTCGAGTTGATTCTTTTGCCACTCGCCAGCGAAGCCAATGAACGGCATCTAATCGGGATGGTCATTTCCCTTGGCAGGCCTTTCTGGCTCGAATCCGATCCTGTTGTCGAAAACCGCCTCCAATCGATTTCGATCATCGATCCGCGTTACCCGGCACGCGGTTTGCCCGGTGATTCCATTCTCACGGCTCCGGAGAATACGGCATCCACAACCCTGCCCGCCGCGCGGACGATCATCAGCCGCAAGGTCGGGCATCTGCTCGTATTCGATGGCGGAAGAACCAGCGACTAG